The following proteins are encoded in a genomic region of Archangium lipolyticum:
- the dnaX gene encoding DNA polymerase III subunit gamma/tau: MSYLVLARKWRPQTFDDMTGQEHVVRTVANAIKMNRVAHAYLFCGPRGVGKTTAARLLAKALNCEKGPTPEPCGKCQACTEIAAGTSVDVAEIDGASNNGVENVREIRENAKYLPQRDRHKIYIIDEVHMLSGAAFNALLKTLEEPPGHVKFIFATTEAHKLPDTILSRCQRHNFRRISAKVMLDRLKYICEQEKVAISERALSMVVRQSEGGMRDALSLLDQIFSACGPEPRDEDVADALGAIDRTVVQDFAEALVRKDAKRVLERVEEVFNRGTDLKRLTEELALQLRHLFVAKTLGEAPPELAESERTALTTLAKDADPAQISRLFDIVHGCVWEVSRAPQPRLALEMALLKAIQLSPVGSIPELIARVDRLASGLGSDDARKVAAGAPGGRSGPANFRAH, from the coding sequence ATGAGCTACCTCGTCCTCGCCCGTAAATGGCGCCCGCAGACCTTCGACGACATGACCGGCCAGGAGCACGTGGTCCGGACGGTCGCCAACGCCATCAAGATGAACCGGGTGGCGCACGCCTACCTGTTCTGCGGCCCACGAGGCGTGGGCAAGACGACCGCCGCCCGCCTGCTCGCCAAGGCGCTCAACTGCGAGAAGGGCCCTACCCCCGAGCCCTGTGGCAAGTGCCAGGCCTGCACGGAGATCGCCGCCGGGACGTCCGTGGACGTGGCGGAGATCGACGGTGCCTCCAACAACGGCGTGGAGAACGTCCGGGAGATCCGCGAGAACGCCAAGTACCTGCCGCAGCGCGACAGGCACAAGATCTACATCATCGACGAGGTCCACATGCTCTCGGGAGCGGCGTTCAACGCGCTCCTGAAGACGCTGGAGGAGCCGCCCGGACACGTGAAGTTCATCTTCGCGACCACCGAGGCGCACAAGCTCCCGGACACCATCCTCTCGCGTTGCCAGCGTCACAACTTCCGGCGCATCTCCGCCAAGGTGATGCTCGACCGGCTGAAGTACATCTGCGAGCAGGAGAAGGTGGCCATCTCGGAGCGGGCGCTCTCCATGGTGGTGCGCCAGTCCGAGGGCGGCATGCGCGATGCGCTCAGCCTCCTCGACCAGATCTTCTCCGCCTGCGGCCCCGAGCCCAGGGACGAGGACGTGGCCGACGCGCTGGGCGCCATCGACCGCACGGTGGTGCAGGACTTCGCCGAGGCGCTCGTGCGCAAGGACGCCAAGCGCGTGCTGGAGCGCGTGGAGGAGGTCTTCAACCGCGGCACCGACCTCAAGCGGCTGACGGAGGAGCTCGCGCTGCAGTTGCGCCACCTCTTCGTGGCCAAGACGCTGGGCGAGGCCCCTCCCGAGCTCGCCGAGTCCGAGCGCACCGCGCTCACCACGCTCGCCAAGGACGCGGATCCGGCGCAGATCTCCCGCCTCTTCGACATCGTGCACGGCTGCGTGTGGGAGGTGTCTCGAGCCCCCCAGCCCCGGCTCGCGCTGGAGATGGCGCTGCTCAAGGCCATCCAGCTCTCGCCGGTCGGCTCCATCCCGGAGCTCATCGCCCGGGTGGACCGCCTCGCCTCGGGGCTCGGGTCCGATGACGCTCGCAAGGTGGCTGCCGGAGCGCCCGGAGGTCGCTCCGGTCCCGCCAACTTTCGCGCCCACTGA